The genomic region AACTCTGCAGCTTGGCGCGATCGCAACACTCATGGTGCTGGCTGAATCACAGCAACGTTCAAGCTACTCGCGCGCGTATGCCAAACGGGTACACCGATTTGTAAAACAATCCGAAAATAAAAAAGCGTTAATTCAGTACAACCTTCTTATGAGTCAACTTCTTACAGGAGCGAGAGAAACAAAAAGGGATAATAATAAAAATATTTTATATAAAGAGTTAGGCCAAACAAGATTCGTACTGTTAACTGGTAACACCATTGCTTTCCCAGAAGGAACAGAAACAACTACCGCAGAAACCAAAGAGCTGACATACCTCATTCCATTCAGCAAGGTTAACCCTTTTGAAATCAAAAAAAACCTCGATCAATTCAACCGTGATGGTTGGCGAGTCTACTTTTTTGACGACCTTGGATGTGGTGACGCAGGGCTTTGGGCTTTTGATCCGACCGGAATGCACACAAAGATCGACCAGCACGCGATTGTTGTGCCAAGAAACTCGATCACGATCTCAAGCTCAGAAATCCTCACCGATGGGATCACCGATGCAATCACCAGCGTTTTTTCTCCTCGGCTTGAAACGGCTCGGGATGGCGCTACTGATGCATAAACAGTAAACAATTCTTTTTTACGACTATTCAAACAGATAAAATATGCGTACCTTGAGAAGATACGCATAGTTTTAACCATAAACACAGATGAAAAACGCTCGCAAAAATCATAGTCAACATAAACATTCGCACAAAAATCATTCTCGTTCTTATCACGCAGAACCACGCAAAAAAAAAGAACATGGCCAAGTTTTCCTACGCGACCAGTCGATAGTTGAAGACATGCTCAAAGACGCTCAAGTACAATCAAACCACACCGTGGTAGAAATCGGCTGTGGCGATGGCTTTTTGACTTCTTCTCTGCTCTGCTACACTCCCTGCAAAAAACTTGTCGTTTTTGAAATTGATGAAGAATGGGCGCGCGTGGTGAAAGAAAAATGCACCTCACCCAAGCTCGATTTGAATGTTATCAATTTTTTGGATGTTGACCTGACTCAGTTTTTTTCGCCTGCTGATCCTGTTGTTTTGCTGGCAAACCTGCCCTACCACATAACGTTTCCCATTTTTCATGTACTCAAAAAAAATGCTGACTTATTTTCGCACGGAGTGGTCATGGTGCAAGAAGAAGTTGCTCAACGCTTAGTCGCCACACACGGACGCAGCGCAGGCGCAATTTCGCACTACTTCCAGCATTATTTTGAGCTCAAGTTACTCACCAAGGTACCACCAACAGCCTTTGACCCTCAACCACAAATTTTCTCTCGACTGGTAAGCTTTCGCCCCAAAAAAGAGATCTGCGCCATCCCAGACGAAGAACAATTCTGGGAATTTGTAAAAACCTGTTTTAGAAATCCACGACAAATGTTGCACAACAACCTTCATGGAACAGCATTTGGGCACATTCCGCTGACGCCCGAAACAACCAATTTACGTGCACAACAAATGAACATGGATCTCTTTTTGGCTTTATGGAGCGGACGCTAATTACACGCCCTCAAGATCTTCAGGATTTACAGGAAATTCTGGAAACATTCTCCTATAAGAATCTTCAACCACAGCCTTTTTTTGTCGTACGTACATGAATGGGTAAGCCCGAACATTTATCAACCCTGCAGCAGTAAACAAATTAACCACAGAACCTCTTTCTCGCGCTTTAACAAGTTCTGGCGGTAACAACAAATACACTGGATCTGGTAGATATTTCACTTTAAAATCTCTAAATTTGGAAAGAAAACGACCAAAAAAATCTTTGTCCTCGAACATTTGTTGCAATCCATCAAGCATCTCTTGATCTTCAGAAAGAACAAAGGGCTTCTTAGATCGATCAGTAAAAATCTTTTTTAACTGATCGATCTGAACAGAATTTGTTATTAAATGATTTTGTCGCGCCTCAAGCGACCTGATATGCTCAAAAACATGTTGCACATAATCTGTTATTGCTCTTTCTTCGCCAGGTTTTAAACCTGTGATTTTAAGCAACTGCTCATAGGTCCAATATTCTTTAGTTCTAGCATCGAACAGGAAAACCCCAGACACTACAAGATCTTCAGGCTCTGAACTATGAGCCGCGACGTAAGAATTTGTGATCCGATTATTGCGTCCTTTTTCAAAAGCTGCATAATCATCACCAAAAATAGTTTTAATATAAACTTCATCTTCGCTTACTGACGCATGCACCAGAGGCACCCTGCGCCCTTCTAATCGCTCAGGAGCAGACCATGGTTGCACGGGATTGGTTCGGCGAGGGGGGGTTGCTTCTCCGTCTGGGAAAAGGCACCTTGCAACAGGAGACAATTCACCATCTGCTCGCTTTACAATGTTTCCATAAAGATTTGGCGACGTATGATCACCGTCCCTTGACGACAAAGAATCTACAATCATTTGATCATCAGATAATCTTAACGGCGCAATACTGTTTTTCTGGAATATTGGCTTAAAAATCTCCAACATTGTCTGACGAGAATTTGTCGAAATCGCTCGTCTCTTGTCTTGAGGGCTTAAAGATTTAAATTGCTCCAATGTCCAATAAAAAACGACTCCTGACTCTTCATACGATAAAAAAACAGATTCTGCATCTTCTCTTCCTGAAGAAGGTGGCGTTCTTGCTGAAACTCGCTCTTTTTCAACAGAAACAGAAGATCCACTACCCCCTCCACATGAATATCCTCGTTGCGTCTGCCAAATTTGACGAGGCGGGGTTGAGGGCAGAGTGCCAAAAGTGTCATCAGAAGAATCATCAGAAAATCCTGTATTCAATGGCGAATCAGAATCTTGCGGCTCCCCGAGATTTTCATCTTCTGGTGCATCTTGCAAGTGCCACACAGAATACGGCGAATCGGGCTGAGGCAAAAGCACACCCAGCTCACGAACTACGCTCACGAAAGTTGGATAAAAAAAACATTTAAATCCTCCTAGTTCTGGCAACTGGGCTGAAACCCCACGCGGTACAAACATCCCTGACGAAACAATCGCTTGTGTTGCACCAGCATCACCTTGGTTGACCGGTGCAGGAGCACCAGTAAGCTCCAATAGCCCAGGGACCGCATCAGCAACCTCAAAATCTTGCGCTGCTCCTTGAGCAGCAAACCTGAACAATTGAGCAATCACAGCCTGCGCTTTTGGATTATGAACATTCTGTAAAAACCACTCAAAAAGATCCTGCGCTTGCGTAGGACTAGTCAAAACCTCACCAACCACGCCTTGCTCTGCATCGCCAAGAGCGAATGAAGCTTGATGCAAACCTTGCAATTGAGACGCGAGCCGTTCTCGTGAAACTCTGAACGTTGCAAAAATTTTCAACAGTTGCTCCATGTTAATTTCTTGATGCATCCCGCCTGGAGCTTGCACCGTCATGACAGGTGTTGAAAGATTCATACCCATAAAACCCTGAGACGATTGAAGCCGCGACAAAAGCATGCGTAAATTTTCTTGCGAAATAAACAGAATAAGATCTTCAGGGCGATCTGCTGCTGGCGCCCCACCAGCAACTTGTACCATCTCTCTTCTTACTGGAACTAGCGCGAGAGGCTCTTCATGGGCAGGAGTTACTACTACTGCATCAACAGTTACAACTGGACCTGGAACTGGATTTACAGCTGGATTTAAAACTGGGCCTGGAACAGCATGAACTGGATCTGGAGTTTGATCTGGAACAGCATGAAATGGATCTGCAGCTGGAGTTTCTTCGCGATTCAACGCAAGATAAGAAAGCCCTGCTAAAAAAAGGCCCCCAATTCCGCTAAGAGTAGCACCCAAAACGCTTACTCCACCCGCAGCTACAGCTGGAACTACAACTGGCAAAGCTTTTACATCAGCTGGCAACGGTTGCTCTGCTTCTGAATCACTTAAAATTACCACAACATGGTTAGTCTCTACCGCAGGAGAACTCTCTGCGGAAGGCTCATCAACAAGCTCCACCACATCACCAGCAACCTGCACATCAGACGCCAATGCTGGTTCAACATCCAACGATTTATTTACCAGCGGTTGTTGGGTTGGTTCTAACAAAAAACCATTTTCCGCAAGATACAAAAAAGAAAAGGGGAATTTTCCGGTCACTCGCTCATCAAGCAGCTCTGCCTGCTGCGCGCGAGCATTTCCCTGCATCGAAAGGACATCACCCGCTGAAGAAATATGCGAAAAATCTTGAACAGACATCAAAAAATCTTCTGTCACAACGCGTGCTGTTCCTGGAGTAGGCTCTACAGAAATAATTGCCCATCGAGGCTGAAAAGATGATAATTTTTTTGGAAAAATCTTATGTGCAGAAAAAAGTTCTTTCATTTCGGCTAATTCATCAACCGTTTTTACCGCGTTTGAAAACGAGGATATAAAATCGCTTATTTTTTTTCGTGCGCTCGCTTGCGCATCAAAATCCTGGAGCGCATTGATCTGAGAAATCAGACGCTTTGCATCCAGAACGGTATAAAAATATATTTCCGAAGCATCCGCATATACACAAAATAATGCCGGTCCACAAAAAGAATCGCCACACGATCGAACAATGTCCGATGCTGGCACACGCAAAAGCTGCGCCGCTGAAAGCGGAAGCGCACTTACAAAAACTACACTCAAAATAATTTTTAACGTTTTTTTAATTATCTGCATAACACCCAAACCCTTTTTATTTATTAAATCACACCAAAAAATTACTCTTTTAGACGACCTGCACTCCTCAAACGCGCTGTTATCTCTCTTCCAACAGCAGCACTATCCGCAGATCGAATGCTCACTTTTATTCGACAGGTATCTCCCAGCTTTAACTCTCCAGTAGGTACCCAAACTCGTTCGGTGTCGCTTTGCGCTTCTAACTTAGAAACAATTTTTACATACACATCACAGTAAGAAGCATTCATTTCATGCGCTGACAGACAATCAAAAAATGCGTTCATAGAAAGTAATACGTTTCCGCTCGTCACATTTCTCAGCGCTTGAATAGCCTGTGCGGCATATCTTCCTGACACGCCAGCTTCTTCACTAACCGCTAAATCTTTTTTCCAGCAAACAGTTGCTTCTATGCTATTTATTTTTGAAAGAAGAATATCTCCCTCTTCTCGACACCGCTCATCAATACCTGCTAAACGCAATTTACGCACTAGAGTGCCATCTGAATTTGTATGCATTTTCCAAACAAAAGTATCTCCCACTTGCGGATTTTCCATACCTACAAACTGACAGGAGCCTTCAATAAAACCGAGTTGATACAATTCATCATCAAATAAAACATTGCGCTTCAATCTTCGTATTGGCTCTTGATCACCGTGCCTTAACGGACTTTTTACATATAAGCGACGAGATTGCTGTTGAACCGTGTCTCCACCAAGATGATCGGTTGAAATCTGCATATCAAAGCAATCCGAAACTGGAAGTTGTGCAAAATAAGGAAAAACAGATAATCCCGCATTTCGCAAGAATGCTGCGCCTGCCATTCTCTCTTTTGCCTCCGGAGTATCATCAATCACAAAATCATCGGCATTTCTCTCCGCTTGATCGTGTGGTGCAAATGTTGCTGGCTCTGTCATAAATCCATCAGCCTCAAACATTAACGATGGGACACTTGGTCCAAAAACAGTTGTTTGTATCGAGTTTGCTGATACAAATTCTTTGCCGCCAAATCGGCGCGATGCCTTAAATCGATCGTCATGCAAAACAGCTGGCTTTGTAAAAAAATCTTCGAATTTTTTTGATCTCAACGCCGGACAAGACGACTCTCCCAAAAAATGCATCATATTGCAAAAACGCTCATACGCGTCAACATATGAAACTAATGGAGCTTGATTTTCTTCAAACAATCCCTGCGGGTACTGATCAACGATGAAATCCTTTCCTTTGTTTACCCACCACGACCATCGCTTAAACCAAATAAAGAGCGAATTACTATCACTCCCCGAACCGAAAATCGCTGGCAGCTCTCGCTGACAATAATCAAAATAGGTAAATTTTTTCAAAATACTTAATTCACGCTCACGCAATCCGGGAAAACACAGTTGCGGAAACATCAAATTAATAAAATTTTTAAAGCGCGTTTTTTTAGTTGTCTGATCCATCTCTGCAAGAGAAACACCTGGAAAGAAACTTCCCACATATGCATCCAAAAAAGTAGGATCTTTTTCTATTTTTTTTAACAGCTCAGCTATTTGATCAATCGTCCAAAAATCGCCCCCAGAATACACTTGTGTTGTTTTTGGATCACACACAGTTACCGCAACACCAGCAGAATCTCGCTCAACTTTTGGTGAATAACGACTTACGATCCTAAATGTAGATCCAGATAAACCTGAACTAATTGCACCAAGATCAGCATCACTTCCATGAAAAACGGCAAGATCGTTATTGGAATGATATCCTGCCGGCAAAATCACATATTGATTTTCTATGCCATTATTTGCACTTACTTCAATTGGATTCAGGGCCCCTGATGCTTGAACGCTTACTGGAAAAAAATATCCTGATTCTGAATTTGCTTGCTTTGTAATTCGAGCTTCTTGCAAGCGATACAATGCAACCGACGGCCCGCACAAAAAAGAATTTTCTTCGATGACCGCTTTTTGATGATCTGCAAAAACCTGTCTTGATTTTACTCCAACAATAGAATTTCTAAATTTATTATATCGATATCCAAAAACACCGAGCCCTGCCAATCCCAACAATTTTGCCACAAGCGAAAAACTACTTGCCTGCGAAGGCTTTGGACGAAAGAACAAAAATGCAAAATAGTTTTTACTATAATTTTTCTTGACAGCAAGAGCCCAGTCGGCATCTTTTTTTGTCAGCAATTTATTTTGCTGAATCGACTTGTTACTCGAAATAATTTTATCATCGATAAAGTGAGTTATTAAAAAATCCAAATCACCTTCAACATCAAAAGAATTAATGCTATCGGCGAATAATAACCAGCCTGGAAAATCGATAAACCAATAAGGATGAATGTCATTTTCCATAAAAAACGTCATTACCGCAAAACCCTCTGGGGTTAACTGCTTATATTTATGCTCACCCTGAGACAAATATTTTCGCAAAACAGTTATTTTTTCCGAACGCAGTAACTCGTTTTCGATCATCAACAAGCGCACATATAATTGCTTAAGTTGCACGGCGGTCCAAAATCGCCCCGAAAAACTCAATACAACCGAAGGACCGATTAAGTCTGAATCTTTATCATAAAAAATGTCTTGCATGGACTCATCGCGAATACTGGTTCCAAGAAACGACTCCCCAAGAACCTGCGTGTCTATTTCCGAGGAGACAATCCCCATAAACAAAAAAATAAAAATGATAAAAAGTTTCTTTTTGCTCATGCGTCTTGCGTACCAACTTTACAACTATTGCCAATGTTTTTACCGTAGCAAAAAATAAAATTGATTGTTTTAAATCAAAAAAAAACTAAAAAAACATCGTTTTAAAGTAATTTTATGATTAAATTTTCTTGCTGAAACGCAATTAAAAAAGGGCCGGGCTAAAAATGCAAGCCCGGCCCTTTTTATAAATAATTATTTTTCAGAATGACAGCTCGCCTCTTTGTGCGATCTCCAAATTTCAAGCTCTCGAGACTGCTTGAGCCATTCAGCAACAAGTCTTTTGTGCTCTTGCGTAAGGGCATCATGCAATCGCGGATCCTCAGAAGCTTTCCAAATTTCTTTTTCGATGCTCTGAATTTCTACAGCAAGATGCTCAACCCAAGCTTCTAATTCAGAAAAATTAAGCCTCATTCCTCTTGACGCTTCTGCGACCTCAAGGCTCCTTGTTTCATTAGAACTGTTATACGCATCCATTCTTTCGCTATTTGTTACATCAAAATAACCCGCCCCCGAAGAAGCACCCCGACGACGAGGAGAAAAATAAAAACCACCTTCTGCATATCGCTCTCGCTCAAGTTCTGCCTTTTGCAAATCCTGGAAGTACCGTTGAAACTCACGTAATCTTCCAAGAATGTACTCAACCTTTTCATAATTATGGGGATCTTTAGATTGTCTTGATGAAGAACAGCTGCTCAGAGCAGGCAGCAATTCACCAATAAAGTAATTAATTTTTTTTAATTTTTCTTGGGTAGATGAACATTTTTCAACCGCCTTAATTTTGCTCACTACAAGCGCATCTAGCTGTTTAATCATCAAATCAGAAAGTGGTGCCTGTAAACCACTTCCTACAAAAAACAAAACGAACAAACTAATTATTTTTCTGTTCATACACAATTCCTGTAAATCCAACACGCAAACTATATAAAAATTATTCCAAATCTCAGGCAAATAACAATTGGATCGTCTTTTTTATTCAAAAAATAACGTTTTTAGGCTTTTTTGAATCACAATAATGCCCGCCGAACCCTAAAATCTGCGGCACAGCCATTTTTTAACGCTTGTACAAAATCACTCATTTCCCACTCTACAGCAGCGTTATCAATCCATTCATCAAGAAAATCTCTCTGCTCCTCTAATTCTTGAGTTGTTAAAACTGTTCCATCTTCTTTGGTAAATCCACCGCTGAATCGCCGTTCTTCAGCGCCCTCTGCAGGAAGACCAATCTCTCTTTTTATCGCGCCCAAAATTGCACCATAAACAAACTGCAGCAAGTCACTTCTTGGGTCAAAATTCTGCCCAGCAACCGCTTTTAAATTCGCGACATCTTGCGTAAGTTGCGCCAAGGAACGAGAAAAAACACTCGGACAAAAAAAGACTACCCAAAACAGATAGCCCAACAATTTAATAAAAGATAATTTCACAAGCTTTCTCCAAAAACCCTATTTTCCAGAAGTTGCTTACAAACGTGATCAACCAAAAAAGACGTTACATAACCGCCTAAAACTACAAAGCCCTGAAGACTCAGGGCTTTATAAGTATACTTAAGAACCGGTTGTTTTTGAAAGATGATAGTGAGATCCCTCAAAATGATAGTTACATGAAAGCTCAACTTTGTGTCCAACCAATCGCTCGATTTGCAAGATCGCCGAAAACTCAGTATTGAGCAAATAGTGATACACACGACTTCCAACACTTAACGTCATCCGAGAGTTAGGAATATCTTTTTTGATATCCCGAGAAACTCCAGAAAGCACTGCATACGCATCCGCAGCTGCAGACTTTACAAAACCATTTCCCTTGCACTGGAAGCACTCATCGGTTAAGTTTTGCACTAACGTTCTTCCCGAACGTTTTCGCGTCATCTGAACAAGACCAAATTCAGAAACTTTAAGCGTTACCGACTGAAATTTATCGCGCTCTTTAAGCTCTTTTTCCAAGAACCGCGAAAGCTTTTGCCGGTTTGACGACTTATACATATCAATAAAATCGATAACGATAAGTCCACCAATGTTACGCAAACGCAATTGACGCACAACTTCTTCTGCGGCCTCAAGGTTAGTAGTCAAAATCGTATTTTCCATCGACCCTTTACCGATAAACTTTCCAGTATTTACGTCAATAACCGTCATCGCCTCAGTTGATTCGATAATCAAACTGCCGCCAGACTTTAAATACACCTTTTTATCCAGCAGAGGATTAACCTGCTTTTCCACGCCAAAATATTCAAATGCAGGGATTGTTTCGGTGTATAAACGCAAGAGATGCAGCTGATCTGGCATAAAATACTTTATAAACCGCTGAATTCCCTGAAAATCATCCTGAGAATCGCAAATTACAGCCTCGATATCATTATCAAGATGTTCTCTGACTGCCCTGAGTGGAATTGGTAAATCCTCATGAATCTTTTCACCAACTTCAGCACTTTTTAATTTTTTATTGATCGAATGCCACACAGAAACAAGCATAGCCAAATCTTTTGTAATATTTTCACTGCTTTTATTTTCTGCGGTTGTTCGAATAATCGCACCCATTCCCGTTGGCAAATAACTCGTAACAATTGTCTTGAGTCGTTCACGCTCTGCAGGATCGTCAATTTTCCGCGAAACACCGATTTGTGAAATATTTGGCATCAAGACAATAAATTTGCCCGGTAACGTAAAACAAGTAGAAAGCTTTGCGCCCTTTTCGCCTACCGGTTCTTTGATCACCTGGACCAAAATAGAATCGCCTTCTTTAAATATTTTGCTAATATCCATCTGATTTTTTGGAATCAAACCCGATGTTTCAACCGGCAAATCAAGATCTGCAACATCGCCATCAAGATCTTCTGTCGATGACTCTACACTTCGCGCTCGATCAACTTCGGTGATATGCAAAAAACCTGAACGTGCCTGGCCAATGTCCACAAACGCTGTTTGTATTCCTGGCAAAATTTTGGAAACTTTTCCTTTAAAAAAGCATTTTTCAAGCTCCGGACGAGCTCTTGACTCGAAATATAGATCTTGAAGCCTATTTTCGTTATCAACAACAGCAACTCGAGCTTGCCACTGCTCCCTTTGTATAATAATTTTTTTCAACTGATACCCTACTAAAACAAATTTTCTTCTTTTTTATTGTTCTTTTTTAATACTTTTAACATCCTACATGAGAATCGATTATCTGAGTAGAAAATCGAACAAACATTCTTAACTTAAGCCGCAATTAAAAGTAAAAAACATTAGCCCACCAAGGAGCTCCGACATGAAAACACTCTTAAAATCTTTATTATCGTGCAGCTTGACCGTAGTTCTTCTCGGTTTTTCTGGCTGCACAGATACCAAAAAAAAGTCTAACACAAACTCTCCAAAAAAAGTTACAACAAAAAAAACAGTTAAAAAAAGCGTAAAAACAGATAAAAATGATACAAAAGTTGCATCCTTGTACAACAATGCCGACAGAAGCTTTTCAGATTCTAGCCTTGAAGACGAAGGCAATAGACTCAGCTTTATCGACGATCAGCCAATCGAACTTTTTGACCAAAAATCATTTGACCCTTCAGAAGAAGATGAAAAATTAAGTGCTCTTTCCCCAGCTGACCAACAAGCACTCGAAGCCGAAGTGAACTCACTTGTTGCGCTCTGGCAATCAGAAGACGCAGAAAACAACAATCAGGTTTCTGTCGATTTCAAATCACTCTTTCTTGACGATGAAATAACAAAATCTCCAGCACCTGAGCAAATTCATACAGAACAAAAAGTTGCTGAAAATGATGCTTCTGAAACAACCAAAAGCTTTGAAACCGAAGAACTTGAAACATTGCAATACCTAGCAAACCTTGAGCAAGAAGAAGGCGAAGAAATTGAAGCTTCAAACCCAACCCCTTCAACCGAATCCAACTTATTGGCATAAAAAAAGCCATAGAAAAGAAAAAGGACTGGAAAAAATCCAGTCCTTTTTCTTTTCTATGCAAAACACATTATCCGTTAGACGCTTTTGCTGCCTCAAGTTTTTGTTGCTGCTGTACAATCTGATTGATTCTGTTTATCACCAGACCCAAGCGCATTTCTTGACGCTCAAAGCCATACATATATCGAGAATAGCTCACCATTAAATACTTGCGAATACTCTTTGCCTGACTTCTCAAAAATTTTATCGATTGGTCTAAATACTTATCAGAAGAAAGCCGTGCATCGGACTCTGGAACAAGAATTGTCTCTGGATGACCAGATTGCCCATACGGAGAAAACTCAGCAACTTCGCTCTCGATTTCTGCAATAATGCCCTCAAGAAGAGACGCATACATTGCAACACTTTCTAGCAAGGCATCTTTTTTCTTTAAATCAATTGTGGATCCAGCTGCTTCTGTTATTGAATTCATAACAGTTTCTATATTTTTTGCACGTTCCCAAATTTCTTTAATTCGGCCCTTGATTTCATCTTTCAACACAGACAAACCGCTAATCGCTAATTTTAACGCAACTTGCTGAGACTCAGAAACAGGAGCACATGCTATTTCAACCTTTACTTCTTTTTCTTCAGCTTGATTGGATGCCTGTGTAACCTCTGGCGTTGAATCTGCTGCGCCATCAACTGTCATTAAATTATCTGCATCATGCTCTAAATAAGACATAACCCATTCCTAACGTTATTTTTATTTAATTACAAAATTAATCATACGGCCCGGGACAAAAATCACCGTGACAGTCATGCCATCATTTAACCATTTCTCAATAACAGTACGAGCCAAAGACTCTACAATTTCTCTTGTCGCTGTTGCTTCAACCTGAATTGTCGCCCGTAATTTACCATTTACCTGAACAGGAAGTTCGATCAGAGACTCTTGCACAAGCAAAGAATCATACTGCGGCCATACTTGTTCGTGTAATTTCAAATCAAAACAGACTTCCAACAACTCAGTAGAAAGATACGGAATCATTATGCTGCAAACAACCAACAAGTCACGTACCATTTCTTTTGAAAGCTTCAAATTTTTTCCTTGAATATCATTATACAATTCCATCAAAGATGCTACTGCCGTATTTACAGAATAACGTTCAATACGATCTGAATATTCTTTTAAAAATTTATTAAATCTACGTGCCGCTTGATCAGAAACCTTTTCACCCGCAGCAACAAGACAAGCACCTGAAGAAACAAGCGTCCACAAACGCTTAATAAAATGAAACACTCCACGAATTGAATCTGCTTGCCATTCATTATCAAGCTCTGGTGGCCCCATAAACAATGTGTACATTCGCAGGGTATCAACACCATACAAATCAACAATATCATTCGGAGAAACAGTATTTCCTTTTGATTTTGACATTTTTTCAACACGACCGGTTGTTGCTGACTTCATACACACCATTCCCTGGTTAAATAACCGTTTAAATGGTTCATGAAATGGAAGCACACCAACATCGTATAAAACTTTTACATAAAAACGAGAATACAAGAGATGTAAAACCGCATGTTCGATACCACCAACGTACAAGTCAACCGGCATCCAATACTGCATGTCTTTCATGGAAAACGCTTCTGTTGTTAACTGAGGATTTACATATCTCAAGAAATACCAACAAGAACCAGCCCATTGAGGCATCGTATTTGTTTCTCTTTTTGCTGGCCCGGAACAGGATGGAC from Candidatus Dependentiae bacterium harbors:
- the rsmA gene encoding ribosomal RNA small subunit methyltransferase A translates to MKNARKNHSQHKHSHKNHSRSYHAEPRKKKEHGQVFLRDQSIVEDMLKDAQVQSNHTVVEIGCGDGFLTSSLLCYTPCKKLVVFEIDEEWARVVKEKCTSPKLDLNVINFLDVDLTQFFSPADPVVLLANLPYHITFPIFHVLKKNADLFSHGVVMVQEEVAQRLVATHGRSAGAISHYFQHYFELKLLTKVPPTAFDPQPQIFSRLVSFRPKKEICAIPDEEQFWEFVKTCFRNPRQMLHNNLHGTAFGHIPLTPETTNLRAQQMNMDLFLALWSGR
- a CDS encoding Rne/Rng family ribonuclease, which produces MKKIIIQREQWQARVAVVDNENRLQDLYFESRARPELEKCFFKGKVSKILPGIQTAFVDIGQARSGFLHITEVDRARSVESSTEDLDGDVADLDLPVETSGLIPKNQMDISKIFKEGDSILVQVIKEPVGEKGAKLSTCFTLPGKFIVLMPNISQIGVSRKIDDPAERERLKTIVTSYLPTGMGAIIRTTAENKSSENITKDLAMLVSVWHSINKKLKSAEVGEKIHEDLPIPLRAVREHLDNDIEAVICDSQDDFQGIQRFIKYFMPDQLHLLRLYTETIPAFEYFGVEKQVNPLLDKKVYLKSGGSLIIESTEAMTVIDVNTGKFIGKGSMENTILTTNLEAAEEVVRQLRLRNIGGLIVIDFIDMYKSSNRQKLSRFLEKELKERDKFQSVTLKVSEFGLVQMTRKRSGRTLVQNLTDECFQCKGNGFVKSAAADAYAVLSGVSRDIKKDIPNSRMTLSVGSRVYHYLLNTEFSAILQIERLVGHKVELSCNYHFEGSHYHLSKTTGS